A DNA window from Arachis duranensis cultivar V14167 chromosome 3, aradu.V14167.gnm2.J7QH, whole genome shotgun sequence contains the following coding sequences:
- the LOC107482108 gene encoding lipoxygenase 6, chloroplastic: MFVLNPPNFSNLSHHNNALCRPSPPFSAYRRIPLLPSRRRPVVKAEIGGGGAGQGQSQSQSQTVTSTYSSFLETSKDSNGSVVSSGRSDEGIEVKAVMTIRKKIKENLTDKLEDQWEYFINGVGQGIQIQLISDQIDPVTNSRKSVESYVKGWLPKPSKVSYIVEYSAELRVPSDFGSPGALLITNLHAKEFYLLKVVIHGFSGGPIFFPANTWIHSRNDNPKSRIIFNNQAYLPSQTPPGIKDLRLEDLLSIRGTGKGERKQHDRIYDYATYNDLGNPDKDEELARPVLGGPERPYPRRCRSGRPHTASDPLCESRIEKPHPVYVPRDETFEEIKQNTFSAGRLKALFHNLIPSIAATMSRSDISFNCFSDIDKLYTDGVVLRDEEQQRGGVQDLLLGKVMNQVISAGERLLKYEIPAVIKRDRFSWLRDNEFARQALAGVNPVNIELLKEFPIRSKLDPAVYGPPESAITKELLEQELGGMSFEKAMEEKRLFIIDYHDMLLPFMKKMNSLPGRKAYASRTILFYAKTGMLCPIAIELSLPQTPSSAQNKRVYTHGHDATTHWIWKLAKAHVCSNDAGVHQLVNHWLRTHACMEPYIIATHRQLSSMHPIYKLLHPHMRYTLEINALARQSLINGGGIIEASFSPGKYAMELSSSAYKSMWRFDMESLPADLIRRGMAEEDPSMPFGLKLVLDDYPYASDGLLIWSAIKEWVESYVVHFYSDPNSVTSDVELQAWWNEIKFKGHYDKRNEPWWPKLDTKEDLSGILTIMIWVASGQHAALNFGQYPFGGYVPNRPTLMRRLIPQENDPEYKKFIENPQHAFLSSLPTQLQATKVMAVQDTLSTHSPDEEYLGQVNPLHSQWINDHQVLKMFNKFSARLVEIEEIINARNKEPKLKNRTGAGVPPYELLLPSSGPGVTGRGIPNSISI; the protein is encoded by the exons ATGTTTGTTCTCAATCCTCCTAACTTCTCCAATCTCTCTCATCACAACAATGCCCTATGCCGCCCATCTCCGCCCTTCTCCGCCTACAGGAGGATTCCTTTACTTCCTTCCCGGCGGAGGCCGGTGGTCAAAGCTGAGATCGGCGGCGGAGGTGCAGGTCAGGGTCAGAGTCAGAGTCAGAGTCAGACAGTAACATCAACTTATTCTTCGTTCTTGGAGACGAGCAAAGACAGCAATGGTTCCGTGGTTTCTTCTGGAAGGAGTGATGAGGGGATAGAAGTGAAGGCTGTGATGACAATAAGGAAGAAGATAAAGGAGAATCTCACTGATAAATTGGAGGATCAGTGGGAATACTTCATCAACGGTGTTGGTCAAGGCATTCAGATTCAACTCATCAGTGACCAAATTGACCCCG TTACAAATTCGAGAAAAAGCGTAGAATCCTACGTCAAAGGGTGGCTACCAAAACCTTCAAAGGTTTCCTACATTGTGGAATACTCTGCTGAGTTGAGAGTGCCAAGTGACTTTGGGAGCCCCGGAGCTCTTCTCATCACCAACCTCCACGCCAAAGAGTTCTACCTCTTGAAAGTTGTCATTCATGGATTCAGCGGAGGACCCATTTTCTTCCCAGCCAACACATGGATTCATTCACGAAACGACAACCCCAAAAGCAGAATCATATTCAACAACCAA GCATACTTACCTTCGCAGACACCACCTGGAATCAAAGATCTTAGGCTTGAGGACTTATTAAGCATAAGGGGAACTGGCAAAGGTGAGAGAAAGCAGCATGATAGAATCTATGACTATGCTACCTACAATGACTTAGGCAACCCTGATAAGGACGAGGAACTTGCTAGGCCAGTTCTTGGGGGTCCAGAGAGGCCTTATCCTCGCCGATGTAGATCCGGCAGACCTCACACCGCTTCAG ATCCACTATGTGAGAGTAGAATTGAGAAGCCTCACCCTGTGTATGTGCCAAGGGATGAAACTTTTGAAGAAATTAAACAGAACACATTCTCTGCTGGGAGGTTGAAGGCCTTGTTCCACAATCTTATACCCTCAATAGCAGCCACCATGTCCAGATCAGACATTTCTTTCAACTGTTTCTCCGACATCGACAAGCTTTACACGGATGGTGTTGTTTTGAGAGATGAAGAGCAGCAGAGAGGTGGAGTACAAGATCTCTTGCTCGGAAAGGTCATGAATCAAGTCATCAGTGCTGGAGAGCGATTATTGAAATATGAAATCCCTGCTGTAATTAAAA GAGATAGATTTTCTTGGTTGCGGGACAATGAATTTGCAAGGCAAGCCTTAGCTGGGGTCAATCCAGTGAATATTGAGCTGTTGAAG GAATTTCCTATCCGCAGCAAACTAGATCCTGCTGTGTATGGCCCTCCGGAATCAGCCATCACAAAGGAACTATTAGAGCAAGAACTTGGTGGAATGAgctttgaaaag GCTATGGAGGAGAAGAGACTATTTATCATTGATTATCATGACAtgcttctgccattcatgaagAAGATGAACTCCTTACCTGGGAGGAAAGCTTATGCATCCAGGACTATTCTCTTCTATGCAAAGACTGGTATGCTGTGTCCTATAGCTATTGAGCTTTCACTTCCCCAAACTCCTTCATCTGCGCAAAATAAGCGAGTTTACACACACGGTCATGATGCCACGACACACTGGATTTGGAAGTTAGCAAAAGCTCATGTTTGCTCAAATGATGCTGGCGTCCATCAACTAGTAAATCACTG GTTAAGGACTCATGCATGCATGGAGCCATATATAATTGCTACTCATAGACAACTGAGCTCAATGCATCCCATTTACAAGCTGCTGCACCCTCATATGCGCTATACATTAGAAATCAATGCACTTGCTCGACAGAGTCTAATAAATGGAGGTGGTATAATTGAGGCATCTTTCAGTCCAGGAAAGTATGCCATGGAGCTTAGTTCATCAGCTTACAAAAGCATGTGGCGCTTCGATATGGAGTCATTGCCAGCAGATCTTATTCGGAG GGGCATGGCAGAAGAAGACCCTTCAATGCCCTTTGGTCTGAAACTTGTGCTTGATGACTACCCTTATGCCTCAGATGGACTCTTAATCTGGTCTGCTATAAAGGAATGGGTAGAGTCTTATGTTGTACACTTCTACTCAGATCCGAATTCCGTGACATCTGATGTTGAGCTCCAAGCATGGTGGAATGAGATCAAATTCAAGGGTCACTATGACAAAAGGAATGAACCCTGGTGGCCTAAACTGGATACAAAGGAGGACCTGTCAGGTATCCTCACCATAATGATATGGGTTGCTTCAGGTCAACATGCTGCACTAAATTTTGGGCAATACCCTTTTGGAGGGTATGTTCCTAACCGTCCTACCCTAATGAGAAGACTCATTCCTCAAGAGAATGACCCTGAATacaaaaagttcattgaaaATCCTCAGCATGCATTCTTGTCATCACTGCCTACGCAACTCCAAGCTACAAAAGTGATGGCTGTTCAGGACACACTTTCCACACATTCCCCTGATGAAGAGTACTTGGGGCAAGTGAACCCTCTTCACTCTCAATGGATCAATGATCATCAAGTGTTGAAAATGTTCAACAAATTCTCTGCTAGATTGGTGGAGATAGAGGAAATAATCAATGCAAGGAATAAGGAGccaaaattgaaaaacagaaccGGTGCAGGTGTCCCACCCTATGAACTGTTGCTTCCATCGTCAGGTCCAGGTGTAACTGGTCGTGGAATTCCCAACAGCATATCTATATGA
- the LOC107482107 gene encoding uncharacterized protein LOC107482107 isoform X1, producing MSNSNLQIQIEEPPPAHTPLLTSNSNQNPQPLPPQNQCINKNSNSNNDGNEDSEFDRTLASLEALLTLLGFNQRTVFSFAVSWTVFAVVGTTMPLVALALSECSDGRSHCQKYQIPAFEMAIVAFQACLASVSLLCLSHNLRKYGVRRFLFVDRHSGQLHCFHRDYVNQIQGSLRLLIIWMLPCFFVKTAREIIRISNVQHESWILSVAIFFALIISWTYVSAVSLSATIMFHLVCNLQVIHFDDYGKLLQRESDVLVFMEEHIRLRYHLSKISHRFRIYLLLQFLVVTASQFVTLLQVTGYGGMLTFLNGGDFAVSTLVQVVGIIICLHAATRISHRAQGVVSLASRWHALLTCSSDASQLRSSASTGSLEAVNHLNSIQLDYSESDLESMDYAGMPTNTQLASYMSSHHKRQAFVMYLQTNPGGITIFGWTVDRSLVNTIFFLELSLVTFVLSKTII from the exons ATGTCAAACAGCAATCTCCAAATACAAATAGAGGAACCCCCTCCCGCTCATACGCCTCTACTAACTTCTAATTCAAATCAAAACCCTCAACCTCTACCACCTCAAAATCAATGTATTAATAAAAATAGCAACAGTAATAATGATGGTAATGAGGACAGTGAGTTCGATCGAACGCTGGCGAGTTTGGAAGCGCTTCTCACTTTGCTTGGCTTCAACCAGCGAACCGTTTTCAGCTTTGCCGTCTCATGGACCGTCTTCGCGGTGGTTGGCACCACGATGCCGCTGGTGGCGCTGGCTCTCTCCGAGTGCTCTGACGGCCGCAGCCACTGCCAGAAATACCAGATTCCGGCATTCGAGATGGCGATCGTGGCGTTCCAGGCGTGCCTTGCTTCCGTCTCACTGCTGTGCCTCTCGCACAACCTGAGGAAGTACGGCGTCAGGAGGTTCCTCTTCGTTGACCGCCACAGCGGACAGTTGCATTGCTTTCACCGCGATTACGTCAACCAGATTCAG GGATCTTTGCGTTTGCTCATTATATGGATGTTGCCGTGCTTCTTTGTGAAGACAGCGCGAGAAATCATTCGCATTTCAAATGTGCAGCATGAGTCCTGGATACTCTCAGTTGCtattttctttgctttgatTATATCTTGGACTTATGTGAGTGCAGTCTCTTTGTCGGCCACTATTATGTTTCACTTGGTCTGCAATTTGCAAGTTATCCACTTTGATGATTATGGGAAACTCTTGCAAAGGGAGAGTGACGTTCTAGTTTTCATGGAGGAGCACATTCGGTTGCGCTATCATCTCTCCAAGATAAGCCATAGGTTCAGAATATATCTTCTTCTACAGTTCTTGGTTGTCACAGCAAGCCAATTTGTCACTCTATTGCAGGTTACGGGATATGGTGGCATGCTCACTTTCTTAAATGGTGGAGATTTTGCT GTATCTACACTTGTTCAAGTTGTTGGCATCATTATTTGTCTGCATGCGGCAACAAGAATATCTCACAGAGCTCAGGGTGTTGTTTCACTAGCAAGCAGGTGGCATGCACTGTTGACATGCTCTTCTGATGCTTCTCAACTAAGAAGCTCTGCCAGTACAGGGAGCTTGGAGGCTGTAAACCATTTAAACTCAATACAATTAGACTATTCTGAGAGTGATTTGGAGTCAATGGATTATGCTGGAATGCCTACGAATACCCAGTTGGCTTCCTATATGTCCTCACACCACAAGAGGCAAGCCTTCG TGATGTACTTGCAAACTAATCCTGGAGGAATCACTATATTTGGATGGACAGTTGATCGGTCCCTTGTCAACACAATTTTTTTCCTTGAATTAAGTCTAGTTACCTTTGTTCTCAGCAAGACAATAATTTAA
- the LOC107482104 gene encoding uncharacterized protein LOC107482104, with protein sequence MRYLEDKGCYNNHGPTAQDTPNSSAMYSDFHKGNNAAAVACGSSHQQHRTTMGKPTPSKWDDAQKWLVGLSKGGGEKSHQSKSSKPRDSNADDLRLIAPVPQKENGYSSASEKEDEDQEHDGRETMKIECCDESLWRTNYNNNNKGSSTNSNSIAVQSICFRDMGTEMTPIASQEPSRTATPIRATTPATRSPIHSGASTPVRPQNGGMESHSGEGHQGSSNPSCKVSEKKAEDHARKLSPLESRALAWDEAERAKYMARFKREEVRIQAWENHQIRKAEMEMKKTEVKAERMKALAQEKLANKLAATRRIAEEKRANAQVKLNEKALRTTERADYIRRTGQVPYAFSFSFNCKFPSLCCCW encoded by the exons ATGAGATACTTGGAAGATAAAGGGTGCTACAACAACCATGGACCAACGGCACAAGATACCCCAAATAGCAGTGCAATGTACTCAGATTTTCACAAAGGAAACAATGCTGCCGCCGTGGCTTGCGGTTCTTCTCATCAACAACACAGAACAACCATGGGGAAACCAACACCTTCTAAGTGGGATGATGCACAAAAATGGCTTGTAGGATTGTCGAAAGGCGGAGGCGAGAAGAGCCACCAATCGAAATCAAGCAAGCCAAGAGACTCAAATGCAGATGACCTTAGATTGATAGCACCGGTTCCACAGAAGGAGAATGGTTATTCAAGCGCTAGTgagaaagaggatgaagatCAAGAACATGATGGAAGAGAAACCATGAAGATAGAGTGTTGTGATGAGTCACTTTGGAGAACCAActacaacaataacaataaggGTTCTTCAACCAACAGTAACAGCATAGCAGTGCAGTCAATATGCTTTAGAGATATGGGGACTGAGATGACACCAATTGCTAGCCAAGAGCCTTCAAGAACCGCTACGCCGATTCGAGCCACTACTCCGGCAACTAGGAGTCCAATTCACTCTGGGGCTTCAACTCCGGTGAGGCCCCAAAATGGTGGGATGGAATCTCATTCTGGTGAGGGTCATCAAGGATCATCAAACCCTTCTTGCAAGGTGTCTGAGAAGAAGGCTGAAGATCATGCAAGGAAGTTGAGCCCTCTTGAAAGCCGAGCATTGGCTTGGGATGAAGCAGAACGTGCTAAGTATATGGCCAg GTTCAAGCGTGAAGAGGTGAGGATTCAAGCATGGGAAAACCATCAGATAAGGAAAGCTGAAATGGAAATGAAGAAAACGGAG GTGAAAGCCGAGAGAATGAAAGCTCTGGcacaagaaaagttagcaaataAGCTTGCTGCAACAAGAAGAATAGCTGAAGAGAAGAGAGCTAATGCACAAGTGAAGCTGAATGAGAAAGCATTGAGAACTACAGAACGAGCAGATTATATAAGAAGAACAGGACAAGTTCCATATGCGTTCTCTTTCAGTTTCAACTGCAAGTTCCCTTCCCTTTGTTGCTGCTGGTAG
- the LOC107482109 gene encoding probable pre-mRNA-splicing factor ATP-dependent RNA helicase DEAH4: MATLPIVQYEEKIIETVERNPVVVVIGETGSGKSTQLSQMLYRRGYADSARIAITQPRRVAAVTVARRVAQELGVQLGEEVGYAIRFEDRTSHRTRIKYLTDGVLLRESLVNPELNEYSVIILDEAHERSLNTDILMGLMKRLAKIRTSNLKVLITSATLDGDKVSNFFRDCPVLTIPGKLYPVEILYSKERPSSYLESSLKTAIDIHVREPEGDVLIFMTGQDDIEKLVSKLEDKVRSLEEGSCMDAIILPLHGSLPPELQVRVFSPPPPSCRRIIVATNIAETSLTVDGVVYVIDSGYVKQRQYNPSTGMYSLDIVQISKVQANQRAGRAGRTRPGKCYRLYPSQVYNDEFLDVTVPEIQRSSLAGSVLYLKSLDLPDIDILKFDFLDPPSSESLQDALKQLYLIDAIDENGAITSIGQKMAELPLEPSLSRTLMEANDYGCIPEALTVAAMLSAETTLLPGRSKTEKKRKHPEPNLPDGFGLGDHIQLLQIFECWDQTDYDIGWCKDNGLQVRGMLFVRDVRKQLSQIMQKIAKGPLDRRRGESRQDYRNLRKALCVGYANQLAERKMHHNGYRTLGFQGQVVQVHPSSVLKADDLGKFPDYVVYHELIATPRPYMRNVCSVEMRWVVPVINKLKTLDVYKLSGGTGPVEEENERNVPDLPKKNVEVTAGVDDSESRIQAARERFLARKGKK, translated from the exons ATGGCAACACTTCCAATAGTGCAATATGAAGAAAAGATCATTGAAACTGTTGAGCGCAATCCCGTCGTTGTTGTCATCGGAGAAACCGGTTCCGGAAAGAGCACCCAGCTCTCTCAGATGCTCTACCGCCGCGGCTACGCCGATTCCGCCAGAATCGCCATCACTCAGCCCCGCCGTGTCGCTGCGGTCACCGTCGCAAG GCGCGTTGCGCAGGAGCTTGGCGTTCAGCTTGGAGAGGAAGTTGGATATGCCATTCGATTCGAGGATAGAACTTCACACCGCACGCGCATAAA ATATCTTACCGACGGGGTTCTGCTCCGCGAGAGTCTGGTGAATCCTGAGCTGAATGAGTATTCTGTCATCATATTGGACGAAGCTCATGAACGGAGCTTGAACAC GGATATATTGATGGGGCTGATGAAACGCTTGGCTAAAATTCGTACTTCCAATCTCAAAGTCTTGATCACATCGGCCACTCTTGATGGTGATAAAGTTTCAAATTTCTTTAGGGACTGTCCTGTGTTGACCATCCCAGGAAAACTGTACCCGGTTGAGATACTTTATAGCAAGGAGCGTCCGTCAAGCTATCTTGAGTCTTCTCTGAAAACGGCTATTG ATATACATGTTCGTGAACCGGAAGGGGATGTCTTGATATTCATGACTGGACAG GATGATATAGAGAAATTGGTATCTAAGTTAGAAGATAAAGTTCGGTCTTTGGAGGAAGGTTCTTGCATGGATGCTATAATCCTCCCCCTACATGGTTCCTTGCCACCTGAATTGCAG GTGCGTGTATTTAGTCCCCCACCTCCAAGCTGTAGGCGAATTATTGTTGCAACAAACATTGCTGAAACTTCTTTGACTGTTGACGGTGTTGT GTATGTTATTGACTCTGGGTATGTAAAGCAAAGGCAGTATAATCCATCTACCGGCATGTATTCTCTTGATATTGTTCAAATTAGCAA AGTGCAAGCAAATCAGCGTGCAGGCCGAGCAGGACGAACCCGTCCTGGAAAATGCTACCGTCTGTATCCTTCCCAAGTTTACAATGATGAGTTCTTGGATGTTACTGTTCCCGAAATACAGAGATCTTCTCTTGCTGGTAGTGTTCTTTACTTGAAGTCATTGGACCTTCCAGATATTGACATCctgaaatttgattttcttgatCCTCCTTCAT CTGAGTCCTTACAAGATGCCTTGAAGCAATTATATCTGATTGATGCTATTGATGAAAATGGTGCAATTACAAGTATTGGACAGAAAATGGCTG AGCTTCCATTAGAACCTTCCTTATCACGAACCTTGATGGAGGCAAATGATTATGGTTGCATACCTGAGGCTTTGACTGTTGCTGCCATGTTATCAGCTGAAACTACATTGCTACCAGGGCGGAG CAAAACTGAGAAAAAGAGGAAACACCCAGAGCCCAACCTTCCTGATGGCTTTGGCTTGGGTGATCACATACAATTGCTGCAGATATTTGAGTGCTGGGATCAAACTGATTATGACATTGGTTGGTGCAAAGACAATGGCTTACAG GTGCGAGGGATGCTGTTTGTTAGAGATGTCCGTAAGCAGTTATCTCAGATAATGCAGAAAATAGCAAAAG GACCACTCGATAGGAGAAGGGGAGAGTCTCGACAGGATTATCGAAATTTGAGGAAGGCTCTATGTGTGGGATATGCAAATCAGCTGGCTGAAAGGAAAATGCATCACAATGGTTATCGAACTTTGGGTTTTCAAGGCCAAGTAGTCCAG GTACATCCATCGTCTGTTCTGAAAGCTGATGATCTGGGGAAGTTTCCAGACTATGTTGTGTACCATGAGCTAATTGCAACTCCACGTCCATACATGAGAAATGTATGTTCTGTTGAGATGAGATGGGTTGTACCTGTTATTAACAAGCTTAAGACACTTGACGTATACAAACTAAG TGGTGGAACTGGTCCTGTTGAGGAGGAGAACGAGAGAAATGTACCAGATTTGCCGAAAAAAAATGTTGAAGTTACTGCTGGTGTTGATGACAGTGAAAGTAGAATCCAAGCGGCTAGAGAACGATTTCTTGCTCGTAAAGGCAAGAAATGA
- the LOC107482107 gene encoding uncharacterized protein LOC107482107 isoform X2, translating into MSNSNLQIQIEEPPPAHTPLLTSNSNQNPQPLPPQNQCINKNSNSNNDGNEDSEFDRTLASLEALLTLLGFNQRTVFSFAVSWTVFAVVGTTMPLVALALSECSDGRSHCQKYQIPAFEMAIVAFQACLASVSLLCLSHNLRKYGVRRFLFVDRHSGQLHCFHRDYVNQIQGSLRLLIIWMLPCFFVKTAREIIRISNVQHESWILSVAIFFALIISWTYVSAVSLSATIMFHLVCNLQVIHFDDYGKLLQRESDVLVFMEEHIRLRYHLSKISHRFRIYLLLQFLVVTASQFVTLLQVTGYGGMLTFLNGGDFAKFDDERMGDGMQCNALPLHSIITSKTQKMYLHLFKLLASLFVCMRQQEYLTELRVLFH; encoded by the exons ATGTCAAACAGCAATCTCCAAATACAAATAGAGGAACCCCCTCCCGCTCATACGCCTCTACTAACTTCTAATTCAAATCAAAACCCTCAACCTCTACCACCTCAAAATCAATGTATTAATAAAAATAGCAACAGTAATAATGATGGTAATGAGGACAGTGAGTTCGATCGAACGCTGGCGAGTTTGGAAGCGCTTCTCACTTTGCTTGGCTTCAACCAGCGAACCGTTTTCAGCTTTGCCGTCTCATGGACCGTCTTCGCGGTGGTTGGCACCACGATGCCGCTGGTGGCGCTGGCTCTCTCCGAGTGCTCTGACGGCCGCAGCCACTGCCAGAAATACCAGATTCCGGCATTCGAGATGGCGATCGTGGCGTTCCAGGCGTGCCTTGCTTCCGTCTCACTGCTGTGCCTCTCGCACAACCTGAGGAAGTACGGCGTCAGGAGGTTCCTCTTCGTTGACCGCCACAGCGGACAGTTGCATTGCTTTCACCGCGATTACGTCAACCAGATTCAG GGATCTTTGCGTTTGCTCATTATATGGATGTTGCCGTGCTTCTTTGTGAAGACAGCGCGAGAAATCATTCGCATTTCAAATGTGCAGCATGAGTCCTGGATACTCTCAGTTGCtattttctttgctttgatTATATCTTGGACTTATGTGAGTGCAGTCTCTTTGTCGGCCACTATTATGTTTCACTTGGTCTGCAATTTGCAAGTTATCCACTTTGATGATTATGGGAAACTCTTGCAAAGGGAGAGTGACGTTCTAGTTTTCATGGAGGAGCACATTCGGTTGCGCTATCATCTCTCCAAGATAAGCCATAGGTTCAGAATATATCTTCTTCTACAGTTCTTGGTTGTCACAGCAAGCCAATTTGTCACTCTATTGCAGGTTACGGGATATGGTGGCATGCTCACTTTCTTAAATGGTGGAGATTTTGCT AAATTCGATGATGAAAGAATGGGGGATGGAATGCAATGCAATGCCCTACCATTACATTCTATTATTACctcaaaaactcaaaagat GTATCTACACTTGTTCAAGTTGTTGGCATCATTATTTGTCTGCATGCGGCAACAAGAATATCTCACAGAGCTCAGGGTGTTGTTTCACTAG
- the LOC107482105 gene encoding cyclin-dependent kinase G-2 → MAAGRHGGYRDNEFRDRESNLDVSRRGFANSKEDYDRVRNGGRDVVRGGSRDARDRIRVRQKDIREREASNGGHRSSSSRSDSGSSGGGGSDGGGLGPRRCGFSAKTMDKEPGELSSESGSDGAIEPESMMKDSEVANVEQNRTRSPPPPEKKRKFSPIVWDQDDKEVSEPSKTKSKVSTAPVTALPPPPPLPKSFVRSPNVPYGGVEIHPVKKSETKDVELPEATRATMPSPGSHSISPKQAWHNDREAEQQEGEDYVPSHNISSSRWAAVDNSPGDEGEIIDDEELPRRKRRLSPELLDTKLRNKLLSPVESKKEGFDGGRAKSSESDERGSHGRTSSGDDHPGTASEKDDYMEIDAQGGKSDTSINHSETDSEDEDDRRETPEPPATPQRMVNMLQGCRSVDEFERLNKIDEGTYGVVYRARDKKTGEIVALKKVKMEKEREGFPLTSLREINILLSFHHPSIVDVKEVVVGSSLDSIFMVMEYMEHDLKGLMEAMKQPFSQSEVKCLMIQLLEGVKYLHDNWVLHRDLKTSNLLLNNRGELKICDFGLARQYGSPLKPYTHLVVTLWYRAPELLLGSKQYSTAIDMWSLGCIMAELLSKEPLFNGKTEFDQLDKIFKILGTPNETIWPGFSKLPGVKVNFVKHQYNLLRKKFPATSFTGSPVLSDAGFDLLNKLLTYDPEKRITAEAALNHEWFHEVPLPKSKEFMPTFPAQHAQDRRMRRVLKSPDPLEEQRRKELQQGESGTGGIFG, encoded by the exons ATGGCGGCTGGTAGGCATGGCGGCTATCGTGACAACGAGTTTAGGGACCGTGAGTCGAATTTGGATGTTTCAAGGCGCGGTTTCGCGAATTCGAAGGAAGATTACGACCGGGTTAGGAATGGAGGCCGTGACGTTGTGAGGGGTGGGAGCAGGGATGCAAGAGATAGGATTAGGGTTAGGCAGAAGGATATTAGGGAGAGAGAAGCTTCCAATGGCGGTCACCGGTCATCTTCTAGTAGGAGTGATTCTGGCAGCAGCGGAGGTGGTGGTAGTGATGGTGGCGGGCTTGGGCCCCGACGGTGTGGCTTTTCTGCCAAGACCATGGATAAGGAGCCTGGTGAACTTTCCAGTGAGAGTGGGTCTGATGGTGCTATTGAACCAGAGTCAATGATGAAAGACAGCGAGGTTGCGAATGTTGAACAGAATAGGACTCGATCCCCGCCCCCAccagagaagaaaaggaagTTTTCACCGATTGTGTGGGATCAGGATGACAAGGAAGTGAGCGAGCCATCTAAAACCAAATCTAAGGTTTCCACTGCTCCAGTGACTGCTCTTCCACCTCCGCCTCCACTGCCAAAATCATTTGTGCGGTCACCTAATGTTCCATATGGTGGAGTTGAGATACATCCTGTCAAAAAGAGTGAAACTAAGGATGTTGAATTACCGGAAGCTACTAGGGCCACTATGCCTTCTCCAGGATCGCATTCCATTTCTCCGAAACAGGCTTGGCATAATGATCGTGAAGCTGAGCAACAAGAAGGTGAGGATTATGTTCCTAGTCATAATATATCATCTTCCAGATGGGCAGCTGTAGATAACTCTCCCGGTGATGAGGGTGAAATCATCGATGATGAAGAATTGCCTAGGAGGAAGAGGAGGCTGTCTCCTGAGTTATTGGATACAAAACTACGGAACAAACTATTAAGCCCAGTGGAATCTAAAAAAGAAGGATTTGATGGTGGCAGAGCTAAATCATCTGAATCAGATGAACGAGGTAGCCATGGGAGAACGTCCAGTGGGGATGATCATCCTGGAACTGCGTCTGAGAAGGATGACTACATGGAGATTGATGCTCAAGGTGGAAAAAGTGATACTAGTATTAATCATTCGGAGACGGATTCTGAGGACGAGGATGATAGGAGGGAGACTCCGGAACCTCCAGCGACACCACAAAGAATGGTCAACATGCTTCAGGGTTGTAGAAGTGTTGATGAGTTTGAGAGACTTAACAAGATAGATGAAGGAACTTACGGTGTTGTATATAGGGCCAGAGATAAGAAGACTGGAGAAATTGTAGCATTGAAGAAAGTCAAGATGGAGAAGGAAAGAGAAGGATTTCCACTGACTTCACTTAGGGAAATAaacattcttctttctttccacCACCCATCCATAGTTGATGTTAAGGAAGTAGTGGTAGGGAGTAGCCTTGATAGTATTTTCATGGTTATGGAATACATGGAGCATGATCTTAAAGGTCTGATGGAAGCAATGAAGCAACCATTTAGCCAGAGTGAAGTAAAGTGCTTAATGATCCAGCTTTTAGAAGGTGTTAAGTATCTTCACGATAATTGGGTGCTTCATAGGGATTTAAAAACTTCTAACCTCCTTTTGAATAATAGAGGTGAACTAAAAATATGTGATTTTGGTTTGGCTCGACAGTATGGGAGTCCATTGAAACCATACACACATCTCGTGGTTACTCTTTGGTACAG GGCACCTGAACTTCTTCTAGGGTCAAAACAATATTCAACAGCCATTGACATGTGGTCTCTAGGTTGTATCATGGCGGAACTTTTGTCCAAAGAACCACTATTCAATGGGAAAACAGAATTTGATCAGCTTGATAAG ATTTTTAAGATTCTTGGCACACCAAACGAAACAATTTGGCCTGGGTTCTCAAAATTACCTGGAGTCAAGGTCAATTTTGTTAAGCACCA GTATAACCTCCTGCGCAAAAAGTTTCCTGCCACTTCGTTCACTGGTTCCCCAGTCCTTTCTGATGCTGGATTTGATTTGTTGAACAAGCTTCTTACTTATGACCCTGAAAAG CGGATCACGGCTGAAGCTGCTCTCAATCATGAATGGTTCCATGAAGTTCCTCTTCCCAAGAGCAAAGAATTTATGCCAACCTTTCCTGCTCAACATGCTCAAGACAG GCGGATGCGGAGAGTATTAAAGAGTCCGGATCCTTTAGAGGAGCAGCGCCGTAAGGAGTTGCAGCAGGGTGAATCAGGCACAGGTGGAATTTTTGGCTAG